In the genome of Sebastes umbrosus isolate fSebUmb1 chromosome 14, fSebUmb1.pri, whole genome shotgun sequence, one region contains:
- the ifnphi1 gene encoding interferon phi 1 isoform X2: MRMLPSKQKTITSLTPVLCCDWLRHYGHLSNTSLTLVQRMGGQLTEEMSPVYFPSKLYKRIKNDSVESQLVFIRTSLELIAGLYNHDNRSSVAWDTDTTERFLMTIDSQTDGLNSCVPTNRQNIKLKKYFRRLETSTLYRTGGSAASWELIRKESKRHLEMLDVLVGSINDSSAAAAAGRRRRSAATQK; this comes from the exons atgaGAATGCTGccttcaaaacaaaaaacaataac CTCCCTGactcctgtcctctgctgtgattggctcagACACTACGGTCACCTGAGCAACACCTCTCTGACCCTCGTCCAGCGCATG GGCGGTCAGCTGACTGAGGAGATGAGTCCAGTTTACTTTCCATCAAAACTCTACAAACGCATAAAGAATGACTCG gtggAGTCACAGCTGGTTTTCATCAGAACCAGTCTGGAGCTGATCGCTGGTCTCTATAACCATGACAACCGTTCCTCTGTTGCCTGGGATACCGACACAACTGAACGCTTCCTGATGACCATTGACAGCCAGACAGACGGACTCAACAGCTGT GTTCCGACTAACAGGCAAAACATCAAACTGAAAAAATACTTCAGGAGACTGGAAACGAGTACTCTGTACCGCACG GGTGGGAGTGCTGCGTCCTGGGAGCTGATCAGGAAGGAGAGTAAACGGCACCTGGAGATGTTGGACGTCCTGGTGGGCTCCATCAACGAttcctcagctgctgctgctgccggccGGCGGCGGCGTTCTGCAGCGACTCAAAAGTGA
- the ifnphi1 gene encoding interferon phi 1 isoform X1: MFNMFIMINWTGLLLVLCSSLTPVLCCDWLRHYGHLSNTSLTLVQRMGGQLTEEMSPVYFPSKLYKRIKNDSVESQLVFIRTSLELIAGLYNHDNRSSVAWDTDTTERFLMTIDSQTDGLNSCVPTNRQNIKLKKYFRRLETSTLYRTGGSAASWELIRKESKRHLEMLDVLVGSINDSSAAAAAGRRRRSAATQK; encoded by the exons ATGTTCAACATGTTCATCATGATCAACTGGACCGGCCTGCTCCTCGTCCTCTGCAGCTCCCTGactcctgtcctctgctgtgattggctcagACACTACGGTCACCTGAGCAACACCTCTCTGACCCTCGTCCAGCGCATG GGCGGTCAGCTGACTGAGGAGATGAGTCCAGTTTACTTTCCATCAAAACTCTACAAACGCATAAAGAATGACTCG gtggAGTCACAGCTGGTTTTCATCAGAACCAGTCTGGAGCTGATCGCTGGTCTCTATAACCATGACAACCGTTCCTCTGTTGCCTGGGATACCGACACAACTGAACGCTTCCTGATGACCATTGACAGCCAGACAGACGGACTCAACAGCTGT GTTCCGACTAACAGGCAAAACATCAAACTGAAAAAATACTTCAGGAGACTGGAAACGAGTACTCTGTACCGCACG GGTGGGAGTGCTGCGTCCTGGGAGCTGATCAGGAAGGAGAGTAAACGGCACCTGGAGATGTTGGACGTCCTGGTGGGCTCCATCAACGAttcctcagctgctgctgctgccggccGGCGGCGGCGTTCTGCAGCGACTCAAAAGTGA